The following coding sequences are from one Diospyros lotus cultivar Yz01 chromosome 7, ASM1463336v1, whole genome shotgun sequence window:
- the LOC127806446 gene encoding protein SRG1-like — MAESLSKPVQELLLSNHELPERYIYKGEDGANIGGGAAFPLLEVPLVDLGLLSSPSVAREEEHRKLRSGLSSCGCFQAINHGLKDEFLDEMREVAKNFFALPLEEKQKYSRTVDDMEGYGNDSVLSDHQTLDWTDRLYLVVSPEEQRKLQLWPENFRGILHEYTAKLAEMNELLLKAMAKSLELDEHSFLHQYGEGALMIARFNFYPPCPWPDRILGIKPHADGTLLTFLLQDKEVEGLQVLKDGHWYGVPIIPHALLVNAGDQLEIMSNGMFKSPVHRVVTNSERERNTLAVFCLPEREKEIGPVEELIDEKRPSTYKTVKNYVDIYFQNYQHGKRPLDAAKI; from the exons ATGGCAGAATCACTGTCGAAGCCAGTCCAAGAGCTGCTTCTCAGTAACCATGAGCTGCCGGAGAGATATATCTACAAGGGTGAAGATGGAGCCAATATTGGCGGCGGAGCTGCCTTTCCTCTCCTGGAAGTTCCACTCGTTGATCTGGGCCTGCTCTCGTCTCCATCAGTggctagagaagaagaacacagaAAGCTCCGATCTGGTCTCAGCTCTTGCGGCTGCTTTCAG GCAATAAATCATGGATTGAAAGATGAATTCCTGGATGAAATGAGGGAAGTTGCCAAAAACTTCTTTGCACTTCCACTTGAAGAGAAACAGAAGTACTCCAGAACAGTAGATGATATGGAAGGATATGGCAATGATTCAGTTCTTTCTGATCATCAAACTCTCGATTGGACGGACCGGCTGTATCTAGTTGTAAGCCcagaagaacaaagaaaactcCAATTGTGGCCAGAAAATTTTAG GGGAATCTTACATGAATACACAGCAAAGTTGGCAGAGATGAACGAGCTGCTCCTGAAAGCCATGGCTAAGTCACTGGAATTGGATGAACACAGCTTTCTGCACCAGTATGGAGAAGGAGCATTGATGATTGCGAGATTCAACTTCTACCCTCCATGTCCATGGCCAGATCGGATTCTGGGCATCAAGCCACACGCGGATGGAACTTTACTGACCTTTCTCTTGCAGGACAAAGAAGTCGAAGGCCTTCAAGTCCTGAAAGATGGGCACTGGTATGGAGTTCCCATCATTCCCCATGCGCTTCTTGTTAACGCCGGGGATCAACTAGAG ATAATGAGCAATGGGATGTTCAAGAGCCCAGTGCACAGGGTGGTGACGAACTCTGAGAGGGAGAGGAACACTCTGGCTGTGTTTTGTTtgccagagagagagaaggaaattgGACCAGTCGAGGAGCTGATTGATGAGAAAAGGCCAAGCACGTACAAGACGGTGAAGAATTATGTGGATATCTATTTTCAGAACTATCAGCATGGCAAGAGGCCACTTGATGCTGCAAAGATCTGA
- the LOC127806445 gene encoding pyrophosphate-energized vacuolar membrane proton pump-like, which yields MGAAILSELGTEILVPACAVVGIAFALVQWVLVSQVKLSPGKGTDGDKNGYTEALIEEEEGINEHSIIRKCAEIQNAISEGATSFLFTEYQYVGIFMIAFAVLIFLFLGSVEGFSTKSQPCTYDSTRMCKPALATAVFSTISFLLGAVTSVVSGFLGMKIATFANARTTLEARKGVGKAFITAFRSGAVMGFLLAANGLLVLYIAINLFKLYYGDDWEGLFEAITGYGLGGSSMALFGRVGGGIYTKAADVGADLVGKVERNIPEDDPRNPAVIADNVGDNVGDIAGMGSDLFGSYAESSCAALVVASISSFGIYHDFTGMLYPLLISSVGILVCLLTTLFATDFFEIKAVKDIEPTLKRQLIISTVLMTIGIAVVSWIALPSSFTIFNFGMQKDVKNWHLFLCVAVGLWAGLIIGFVTEYYTSNAYSPVQDVADSCRTGAATNVIFGLALGYKSVIIPIFAIAISIFVSFSLAAMYGIAVAALGMLSTIATGLAIDAYGPISDNAGGIAEMAGMSHRIRERTDALDAAGNTTAAIGKGFAIGSAALVSLALFGAFVSRAEISTVDVLTPKVFIGLIVGAMLPYWFSAMTMKSVGSAALKMVEEVRRQFNTIPGLMEGTTKPDYANCVKISTDASIKEMIPPGALVMLTPLIVGIFFGVETLSGVLAGSLVSGVQIAISASNTGGAWDNAKKYIEAGASEHARTLGPKGSDPHKAAVIGDTIGDPLKDTSGPSLNILIKLMAVESLVFAPFFATHGGLLFKIF from the exons ATGGGGGCGGCTATACTGTCCGAACTCGGGACCGAAATACTGGTCCCGGCGTGCGCTGTCGTCGGAATCGCGTTTGCTCTGGTCCAGTGGGTGCTTGTCTCGCAGGTCAAGCTTTCTCCGGGGAAGGGCACCGACGGCGACAAGAACGGCTACACCGAGGCTTTAATTGAGGAAGAGGAAGGCATCAACGAGCACAGCATCATCCGCAAGTGCGCCGAAATCCAGAACGCCATTTCCGAAG GGGCAACTTCCTTTCTCTTCACTGAATATCAATATGTTGGTATTTTCATGATTGCTTTTGCTGTTTTGATATTCCTTTTCCTTGGATCGGTTGAGGGATTCAGCACAAAGAGTCAGCCTTGTACATATGACAGCACCAGAATGTGCAAGCCTGCCCTTGCAACTGCTGTATTCAGCACCATTTCCTTCTTGCTTGGTGCTGTCACTTCAGTGGTTTCTGGTTTTCTTGGAATGAAAATTGCCACCTTTGCAAATGCTAGAACCACATTGGAGGCAAGAAAGGGTGTTGGGAAGGCTTTTATCACTGCATTTAGGTCAGGTGCTGTCATGGGTTTCCTCCTTGCCGCAAATGGTCTTTTGGTGCTGTACATTGCTATAAACCTCTTCAAGCTGTACTATGGTGATGACTGGGAAGGCCTCTTTGAAGCTATAACTGGTTATGGCCTTGGTGGATCCTCCATGGCTCTCTTTGGCAGAGTAGGTGGCGGTATTTATACCAAAGCTGCTGATGTTGGTGCTGATCTTGTGGGCAAGGTTGAGAGGAACATCCCTGAGGATGATCCCAGAAATCCAGCG GTGATAGCTGATAATGTTGGTGATAATGTTGGTGATATTGCTGGTATGGGATCTGATCTGTTCGGATCATATGCGGAGTCATCTTGTGCTGCTCTTGTTGTTGCTTCCATTTCCTCTTTTGGGATTTATCATGATTTCACCGGCATGCTTTATCCTCTGCTCATCAGTTCTGTGGGTATCCTTGTTTGTTTACTGACCACTTTATTTGCCACGGATTTCTTTGAAATCAAAGCTGTGAAGGATATTGAGCCAACATTGAAGAGACAACTAATTATCTCCACCGTACTGATGACCATCGGTATTGCTGTAGTCAGTTGGATTGCACTTCCATCTTCCTTTACCATATTCAATTTTGGAATGCAGAAAGATGTAAAGAACTG GCATCTGTTTTTGTGCGTTGCTGTTGGTTTATGGGCTGGGCTTATTATTGGGTTTGTAACTGAGTACTATACTAGCAATGCATACAG CCCTGTGCAAGATGTTGCTGATTCCTGCCGAACTGGAGCTGCTACTAATGTTATTTTTGGCCTTGCATTGGGATATAAATCAGTCATCATTCCAATTTTTGCCATTGCAATAAGCATTTTTGTTAGTTTCAGCTTGGCTGCAATGTATGGCATTGCAGTAGCTGCCCTTGGAATGCTGAGCACAATAGCTACTGGATTGGCCATTGATGCATATGGTCCCATCAGTGACAATGCTGGAGGTATTGCTGAGATGGCTGGCATGAGCCATAGAATCCGAGAAAGAACTGATGCTCTTGATGCAGCAGGAAACACCACAGCAGCTATTGGGAAG GGTTTTGCAATTGGGTCTGCAGCTCTTGTGTCCTTGGCCCTGTTTGGCGCCTTTGTGAGCCGGGCTGAAATTTCAACTGTAGACGTGTTGACACCAAAAGTATTCATTGGACTGATTGTTGGTGCAATGCTTCCTTATTGGTTCTCTGCCATGACAATGAAGAGCGTGGGAAGTGCGGCTCTTAAAATGGTCGAGGAAGTGCGCAGGCAATTCAACACCATCCCCGGCCTCATGGAAGGCACTACCAAACCTGACTATGCCAATTGTGTCAAGATCTCCACGGATGCTTCCATCAAGGAGATGATTCCACCTGGTGCTCTTGTCATGCTCACACCCCTCATCGTTGGGATCTTTTTCGGTGTTGAAACACTATCTGGTGTGCTTGCTGGATCCCTCGTCTCTGGTGTACAG ATAGCAATCTCTGCATCTAACACTGGTGGTGCTTGGGACAATGCCAAGAAGTATATTGAG GCCGGCGCTTCAGAGCATGCAAGGACCCTTGGTCCTAAGGGATCTGACCCTCACAAGGCAGCTGTTATTGGCGACACCATTGGTGATCCCCTCAAGGACACATCCGGGCCATCGCTAAACATCCTCATCAAGCTAATGGCGGTTGAATCTCTTGTTTTTGCTCCCTTTTTCGCCACACACGGTGGCTTGCTGTTCAAGATCTTCTAG